The Gemmatimonadota bacterium genomic sequence GCGACCTTTGGGCCGCATGGCGCGACCGGCGGCTACGCCCCCTGCTCCCGTCGGAGGAGGCGGACACCCTCGAGTCGCGCCAGATCGCGGTCGAAGGTGACCACGTCAAGCGACTCGCGGCGATAATCGGCATGAATGAGCCGATCCACGACTCCCGGCCGTGGCTTTGGCACTCGCGACGACGGGTCAGCCAGCACACCAGCCGCCACGCCGGCGCTGCGCACCCGAGGATCGGCGAGGAAGGCATGGAGCGCTCTCGTCGCCTCGCCGTGCGGCACCGCGTAATGATGCCGGAGCGCGAAGTACGTCTCCGCCACGACGAGGTCCGACACCACAACGGGTGCGCGAGCCGCGGCCAGTTCCGTGCGGGCCCGTTCTCCTTCCGCCTCTGGAAGTCCCGTCAGCAGCCGCAGCACCACCGACGTGTCGAGGCCGACGCTCATCGCTTCCGCCCCTTCACGGCAGCTGCCGCGCGACCGGCGGCGATGCTCGACCGGATCGCCGGCATCGAGTGATCCTCGACAGCGCGGGCATGACTCTCCAGTGCGCCGAACCAGGCCGGGCGCCAGTCCGCGGCACGCGCGGAGGCGTCAGGCGCTTCTGCGGGCGCCGGCGCGTCGAGGACCAGGCGGACTCCCTCCGCCATGAGCTCGCGCACCGTGCGGCCGCGACGGGCCGCCTCGACCTTGAGCCGCCGGTACAGATGTTCGTCGAAGTCGATCGTGGCTTTCATGCAAGCAAGCTAGCTGGTAATATGGGACCCGACCAGTGGCGCGCTTCGGCGTGGTGGACCGGGCAGGGTGCTCGCGATCAGTGGGGTGACGGTCGGACGTTCTCAGCGAGCGAGTCCAGGCATCATTGGGCCGGATGATGCGAATCCCGGAGGCCGCGAGGCCGG encodes the following:
- a CDS encoding PIN domain-containing protein, giving the protein MSVGLDTSVVLRLLTGLPEAEGERARTELAAARAPVVVSDLVVAETYFALRHHYAVPHGEATRALHAFLADPRVRSAGVAAGVLADPSSRVPKPRPGVVDRLIHADYRRESLDVVTFDRDLARLEGVRLLRREQGA